Part of the Paenibacillus guangzhouensis genome is shown below.
CAGCATCCCTTTCGAAAAATAGACCATCGGCGTCGCCAGCTCCTCTAAACCAAACCGTTCATGCAGCTCGCGAACACGAGCTTTCAGCTTCGCTGCGGGTAATCCCGCAATTTGCCCCATATGGAACAAATATTCGTTCGATGTCATTTTCAGTTTAGGGAGATGGTCGGGCATATATCCAATCACCAGCTGCGAATCGCGAACTGTCCGTACACCGGAAGTCGGGGCAACCAATCCTGCGATGATATTGAGCAACGTACTTTTACCGGACCCGTTATTGCCGCGAAGGATGATCGTCTCGCCACGGTCTATCTTCAATTGCACCGCAGACAAGACGGCATGCTTGCCGTAATACTTGCATAGATCCTGCAAGACAAGCAAAGAAGCTGCGTCCATTGGATCCCCCCCTTCACATTCATATGGTATATATTATACCACATGGAATTTACATCCTCTTTATGAAGCGCAAAAGGCACCATACAGGTGCCTTTTTTTTGGTATTAACCCGAATGTACGAACTTCTGCTGCTTATGCTGCTTCTCCCGCCGACCGTCGAGCTTGAAGACCAGAATACCTGCGACGATGACCAACACCCCGACCAGCTGATTGATTGTAAAGGGAACCTTGTCTAGACCGAACCAGCCTTGCGAATCGCATAGCAGCGCGAAACCAAGCTGGGACGTCATCGCGAGCGAGACTGCATATGTCGGACCTAGACGTTTGATCCCCTGCATCAGACAGGTCACGACACCTACGCCGATCACGCCGCTGAACCAATACCATGACTCCATATACCGAAGATGGAACAACTCCCCGCCTTCGAATAGAAGCCCGATCAGGACAGAGGCAAGACACCCTAATCCTAACACCAGTGTCGTCGTAATCCACGTCCCCGCCTGTTCATTAACTTTATTGTTGAAAATGTTCTGCAGACCGACGAACGATCCCGCGATCCATGCCAGCAATATTCCCAGCAGCATCTCCCTCAACCTCCGCTTCGTTTACTCATAGATATTGTGTCCGGCAAGGCGTCTCAAACCTTCTCGATCAAGAATAAAGATAGCCCCCTTGCTGCGTTCAATCAGACCTTCTGCACAGAACTTCTGGATGACTCGGTTCAAATGCCGATAGCTGGTTCCGATGAGCTTCGCCATATCCTTCAGACTGGATGAGCTCGATGATGGTTGTTCACGAATCAACGAATGATCCCCAGCCGTGGAGACCGACAATAGGTAGCTTGCGAACCGCACTTCGACCGGATATAGCAGATTAAAGCTTAGCGCGTTAGACTTCATGTAGAACTTTTGCGTGATAATATCGAGCAGGAAGTGCAGCAGCGGCGCATGATCTCGCCCGTATTTATTCAGGTAGCGGTGATGAACCCCGATCATATAGACCGGAGATACCGCTTCAACCGTATTAATGATCGATACGCCACGTACATACTCAATATCGCCGATCACTTCGAGCGGCGTCTTGAACGAGAGGATGAGCACCTTCCCTTCGGCTGACGTCGTATAGATTTTGATCTTACCTTGTACGAGAATATAGAGATGATCGAAGGCGTCGCCTTGCGAGCAGATGAGCTCTCCCGGGGCGAACCGATAGAGCGACAAATGCGGTATGAGTTGTTCGTTCAAGACATGCTCGATCTGATGCTCCCGCAGAAAGAACCGCAGCCGCGCTTCATCCTTCATTTCTT
Proteins encoded:
- a CDS encoding Crp/Fnr family transcriptional regulator, whose translation is MKEMKDEARLRFFLREHQIEHVLNEQLIPHLSLYRFAPGELICSQGDAFDHLYILVQGKIKIYTTSAEGKVLILSFKTPLEVIGDIEYVRGVSIINTVEAVSPVYMIGVHHRYLNKYGRDHAPLLHFLLDIITQKFYMKSNALSFNLLYPVEVRFASYLLSVSTAGDHSLIREQPSSSSSSLKDMAKLIGTSYRHLNRVIQKFCAEGLIERSKGAIFILDREGLRRLAGHNIYE
- a CDS encoding DMT family transporter, which codes for MLLGILLAWIAGSFVGLQNIFNNKVNEQAGTWITTTLVLGLGCLASVLIGLLFEGGELFHLRYMESWYWFSGVIGVGVVTCLMQGIKRLGPTYAVSLAMTSQLGFALLCDSQGWFGLDKVPFTINQLVGVLVIVAGILVFKLDGRREKQHKQQKFVHSG